The Alkalihalobacillus sp. LMS6 genomic interval ACTTTTCCGCGTTTTACGCCTGGTACACCTGAAAGAAGAATTCCTTTTCCGCCTTTTAATTTCTCAAGAAATTGAGCACCAATTTGAGAAGCCATACGACCAGCAACTTCACTCATTGGTGTAAGAAGTGGAAGTGTGCGGTTTACTTCAACTGTTTCATAAGCAATGGCAATGACACCACTATCAACTAATGCTTGAGCAAGTTCTGCTTCAGCTGCAAGGTGAAGGTATGTGAAAAGGATTAATCCTTCACGGAAGTAGCCATACTCGCTTGAAAGCGGCTCTTTTACTTTCATAATCATGTCTGACTGAGCCCATACGTCTTTTGCTTCTGGAATAATTGTCGCACCAGCTGCTGTGTAATCAACATCTTCAAAGCTAGAGCCAACACCTGCATTTTGTTCTACAAGAATTTGGTGACCAGCTTTTGTTAACGCAACAACACCAGCTGGCGTAATCGCTACACGGTTTTCGTTATTTTTAATTTCTCTAGGGATACCAATAATCATCTATAATTCCTCCAAACAGGGTAGTGTGAATGTGATACGTTTAGTATAAATCCACAAATGAAGGAACGCATTGTTACAAAAAAACAAAATGGAAGCGGTTATTTGTGAAAATCAACAAATGGTCTTATATCGACTGTCTAAAAAGTTTAATGTCGAAATAAAGGCCAATTTTTTGAACAGGATCTTTAATGTCAATCATTGTGATTTCTTTAATCCGTTTTAAGCGGTAGTTCAATGTATTAATATGACAATGAAGCTTTTTAGCGGCTTCGGTTAGACGATCTTCATAATCAAGCACCGTTTCCAGTGTCTCCATTAAATTGGTTTGGTTTTCCTGATCATAAGCAGCCAGTTTTTCCAAGGCTGGGTTAGAAGTGAGCTTCTGTAGTTCAGGTGTGCGCTTTAATAAATCAATATAGCGAAAAGCTCCTAGTTCGTGATAGAAGTGAACTTTTTCCAATTCACGCGGAAATAATTTCTTCAGTCGAAGCACTGCATTCGCTTCATTATAGCTTTCATTTATAATAGGAAACGTTTCTTTTGGGTAGCCACAGCCAACCGCTTCAACCTTCGTTTCAAACCGCTCTTTAATCTGCTCACGAAAAGATTGAATAAATTGTTCAGTTTCCTCAATAAAAGTGGTACTATTTTTAGGTGCTACTAACGTAATCCAATGATTTTCATCCAGTGTGTGAATAAGGATTTTCATCTTTTGCGTTGTTTTTGAGATGTATGTGAGTTGATTATAAAGTTCTTTAGACATTTGTTTAAAAGAAAAGACAAGGATGGCAACAGGTTGGCCCTTTTTTAGCCCGATTCGAATTAGTTCTTTTTCAATAGAATCGTGATCAACGACATCGCCTGTAATCATTTGCCACAGAAATTCTTGTTCGTTGCGTTCTTTTTTCTTGTTTTGCAGATTGAGTTGCAAGAGCTGATTGCGCGCTTTTTGTGCTGCTAATTTCAAAAGATCTAAGTGTTCAGTGGTTAGCGTTCCGTTTACATCCACAACCCAAATGTAACCGAGCACTTCTTCATTTTTTCTTATTGAAATCGCAACTCGATTACGTAAGCCAATTTCATCAATCGTTGGAATGACTAGTGGCTCGTCGCTGTGATTTAATTTTGGAATAACCCCGTCTTTCCAAAATCGGTTAATCACACGCTCTGGTACACGACGCCCAATAATGGTCGAAACACGTGCTTGATCGGTTTCATCATCGTGAGAACTGTAGGCAAGAAGATGATGATTGGCGTCTTCAATCGTAACAGGGCATTTAAGATGTTCGCTAATCGTATCGGCAAAAGCTTCTAAAGAGTCGAATGACTGATTAAAAAGCTTGTATATTTCATTAGACATAGCTAGAGCTCCTTATTAGTTAAGAAAAGTAATTGTATGAAAACACAAAGGAAACGTTTTCAGATTGTATGGTTTCACAAATACAAGTATGAACGTGCATGATAGAATAACTATCGACTACTAATACTATCATACAATAGTGTGTCCTGAGGAGTGAACAACATGAGTATAAAAGATATACTCGAGAGTATCAGCGATATTTTATGGGGGCCACCCAGTCTAATATTATTATTTGGAACCGGTTTATTTTTAACGATAGCCTTAAAGGGGTTACAATTCCGTCGTCTCGGTCATGCCTTCAAATTAGGTTTCGGGAAGGAAGATAAGTCAGACTCCGCTGCTGAAGGCGATATTAGTCATTTTAAAACATTAATGACAACGTTATCAGCTACAATTGGAATCGGTAACATTGCCGGCGTCGCAACAGCGGTTACCCTCGGTGGACCTGGTGCGATCTTTTGGATGTGGATTGTTGGTTTATTAGGAATGGCAACAAAATATGCTGAGGCATTACTTGCAGTAAAATTCCGGGTCAAAAATGATCGCGGTGAATATTCAAGTGGACCAATGTATTATATTGAAAAAGGATTAGGAAAGAAATTTAAGTTCTTAGCGATTGGGTTTGCTTTATTTGGTGCGATCGCTGCGTTAGGAATTGGAAATAGTGTGCAATCAAACACCATTGCCGACGTTGCATCAACTAGTTTTGGTGTTCCAGGTTGGGTAACAGGTGTTATCTTAGTAATACTTGTAAGTTTTATTATCTTTGGAGGTATCCAACGCATTAGTACCGTTGCAAGTTTCTTTGTGCCAATTATGGCGATCTTGTATATGGGCGGCGCGATTTTAATTTTAATTTTAAACTACAACTTAATTATTCCTGCATTTGAAATGATTTTCTATTATGCGTTTAATCCAGTCGCTGCTGTCGGTGGCTTTGTCGGAATCGTTGTTGCTGAAGCGATCCGTAATGGAGTAGCACGCGGAATCTTCTCAAACGAAGCAGGTCTTGGTACGGCAGCACTGATTGCTGGAAGTGCACGTGCGGATCACCCCGTTAAACAAGCGCTCGTTGCCATGACTGGAACGTTCATTGTCACAATTATTGTGTGTACAATGACAGGGCTCGTCTTACTTATTACAGGCTTCTGGGATCAAACAGGTGGATTGATTTCTGGAGTGCCACACGATGCATCGTTAGAAGCAGGAGCTTTAACAACCGCAGCATTTGGTTCGGTTCTTGGTGTTGTTGGTGAATATATCGTTTCTTTATCTGTTGTATTTTTCGGTTTCTCGACTATTGTTGGTTGGTATGTATATGGGGAAAAATGTTTTGAGTACCTTGTCGGAACAAAAGGAATTACGGCGTATCGACTCACATATGTTGGTGCGTGTTTTATCGGTACAATTGCTAACCTTGCGACGGTATGGGCATTTGCGGACGTAGCCAATGCATTAATGATGATTCCAAACTTAATTGCATTGTTGCTACTTTGGAAAGTTGTTGTAGCAGAAACAAACGATTATTTCGAGAACTTCTATCAAAAAGGAAAATATTAATCCAACTAGAGGTGCTGTACACGTGTACAGGCCTCTTTTTTTGCGGAAGACGCGCTTTTTTATCGAACGTGCCCGTGATACAATGGATGGATGACATTTGTGAATAAAGGACGTATATAAAGATGAAACAACAAGCACCTGTGCAAAAAAATGAAACCCTTACTGTTACGATTGAAGATTTAACTCACGATGGTTCAGGCGTTGCCAAAGTGGATGGCTATGCCTTATTTATCCCTCAAGCCCTTCCAGGTGAAAAGGCAGAAATAAAAGTCGTAAAAACGAAAAAAGGTTACGGATTTGGACGTTTAATGAATCTTGTTAAAGAGAGCCCACATCGTGTGGAACCGCCATGCCCGATTTTTCACCAATGTGGAGGATGCCAAATTCAACATATGGATTATGACGCACAGCTTCATATGAAGCAAAAACAAGTGAAAGATGTGATGGAGCGAATCGGGAAGCTACCGGATGTCCCTGTTCATGCCGTTGTTGGGATGGACGAACCATGGCGCTACCGCAACAAGTCGCAAGTACCAGTCGCGTTTCAACGGGGTGAGCTCGTCGCAGGTTTTTATGCAAAACGAAGCCATCACATTGTCGATATGGATGAATGCATCATCCAGCACAAAGAGAATGACCATGTTGTGCAAACTGTTAAGCGATTAGCGAAAGAGCTACGAATCCCAGCGTATAATGAAGAAAAACATAACGGCGTTCTCCGACATATTGTTGCTCGTTACGGAAAAACCACAGGTCAAGTAATGGTTGTCCTCGTCACAAAAGGGAAAAAAATACCGGGGAAAGAAGCGCTCATTGCTAGTATTCAAGAAGCAATCCCTGGGGTTGTGTCGATTGTCCAAAACATTAATAATGAACGAACAAACGTGATTTTTGGGAAGCAAACAGATATCTTGTGGGGAGAAACGTACTTATACGATGAAATTAACGGCATTCGATTTGCCATTTCAGCGCGATCGTTTTATCAAGTGAACCCTGATCAAACCAATTGTCTTTATCAAAAAGCGCTAGATTATGCGGATCTAACAGGGGATGAGACTGTTATTGATGCATACTGTGGAATTGGGACTATTTCTCTTTTTCTTGCGCAAAAAGCGAAGCATGTATACGGTGTGGAAATTGTCCCAGAAGCGATTACGGACGCAAAACGAAATGCAAAACTGAATCACATCGACAACGCAACGTTTGCCGTTGGAGAAGCTGAAAAAGTCATTCCATGGTGGCACGCGCAGGGAATTTCGGCTGACGTCATTGTCGTTGATCCACCAAGAAAAGGGTGCGATGAAGCACTTCTGAAAACGATGCTGCAAATGAAGCCAAGCCGAATTGTGTACGTCTCTTGTAACCCGGCTACCCTTGCTCGAGACTTGCGTGTTTTAGAGGATGGCGATTACCGCACAAAAGAAGTAACGCCTGTAGATATGTTTCCACAAACAAATCATGTGGAATGTGTGGCGGTTTTAGAATTGAATGACTAAACGAATAAGTTGTTACACTGCTCAGATCTTTCGATAGGTTGAGCAGTGTTTTTTTGTTGTAAGACTGTATGAACTGTTTATAGACTAAATAGTGATTGTATCCAGTCAGTAAAAGGACCATCCATTAAAATTGGTCGATAGGACCAGTATTTTTAATTGAGTCTTTATCTTTATTCACTAATCTTCTTGTATGTATAGATACTAATGTAATAAGTATAATAGCCACAATTACGGTGAGCAGTGGATAATCGAAAAGGTTTATGGGAAGCACATCCTTCTTACTTATTTCATTTCAGCATTCTTTATTTTTAAAGAAAGAATAAGTATAGTAAGAGTTAATAGCAATATTAGTGAATTATGAAATTTAGAGTTTTACATTAGTAAAGATGAGCTAACTATGAGGATATTAGAAAGAGAAAAGTTAGATAGAAAGGCTTTTGCTTAGGTGCACCCCGATGTGCTAGATTTTATTCTAATACTTTAAGTGGTGCACCAAACTAGCAGTCCCTTTTCTTTTCGTGCATATGAAGTAATGAGAGAGCATTCTTATCTCTTAAAAAGTCAAGACGATGAAAATGATTATGAAAGCAAGTTCCGAAATGAGAATGACTCTGAAAAAAGAAGGTCTCCTTGCTGTAATAGTTAGAATAATAGCGGTTAACATCGTTATAATTGTAGCAATTAATAAGAAGAATGAAAAGTTCGTTCGCACG includes:
- a CDS encoding CdaR family transcriptional regulator translates to MSNEIYKLFNQSFDSLEAFADTISEHLKCPVTIEDANHHLLAYSSHDDETDQARVSTIIGRRVPERVINRFWKDGVIPKLNHSDEPLVIPTIDEIGLRNRVAISIRKNEEVLGYIWVVDVNGTLTTEHLDLLKLAAQKARNQLLQLNLQNKKKERNEQEFLWQMITGDVVDHDSIEKELIRIGLKKGQPVAILVFSFKQMSKELYNQLTYISKTTQKMKILIHTLDENHWITLVAPKNSTTFIEETEQFIQSFREQIKERFETKVEAVGCGYPKETFPIINESYNEANAVLRLKKLFPRELEKVHFYHELGAFRYIDLLKRTPELQKLTSNPALEKLAAYDQENQTNLMETLETVLDYEDRLTEAAKKLHCHINTLNYRLKRIKEITMIDIKDPVQKIGLYFDIKLFRQSI
- a CDS encoding sodium:alanine symporter family protein, whose protein sequence is MSIKDILESISDILWGPPSLILLFGTGLFLTIALKGLQFRRLGHAFKLGFGKEDKSDSAAEGDISHFKTLMTTLSATIGIGNIAGVATAVTLGGPGAIFWMWIVGLLGMATKYAEALLAVKFRVKNDRGEYSSGPMYYIEKGLGKKFKFLAIGFALFGAIAALGIGNSVQSNTIADVASTSFGVPGWVTGVILVILVSFIIFGGIQRISTVASFFVPIMAILYMGGAILILILNYNLIIPAFEMIFYYAFNPVAAVGGFVGIVVAEAIRNGVARGIFSNEAGLGTAALIAGSARADHPVKQALVAMTGTFIVTIIVCTMTGLVLLITGFWDQTGGLISGVPHDASLEAGALTTAAFGSVLGVVGEYIVSLSVVFFGFSTIVGWYVYGEKCFEYLVGTKGITAYRLTYVGACFIGTIANLATVWAFADVANALMMIPNLIALLLLWKVVVAETNDYFENFYQKGKY
- the rlmD gene encoding 23S rRNA (uracil(1939)-C(5))-methyltransferase RlmD translates to MKQQAPVQKNETLTVTIEDLTHDGSGVAKVDGYALFIPQALPGEKAEIKVVKTKKGYGFGRLMNLVKESPHRVEPPCPIFHQCGGCQIQHMDYDAQLHMKQKQVKDVMERIGKLPDVPVHAVVGMDEPWRYRNKSQVPVAFQRGELVAGFYAKRSHHIVDMDECIIQHKENDHVVQTVKRLAKELRIPAYNEEKHNGVLRHIVARYGKTTGQVMVVLVTKGKKIPGKEALIASIQEAIPGVVSIVQNINNERTNVIFGKQTDILWGETYLYDEINGIRFAISARSFYQVNPDQTNCLYQKALDYADLTGDETVIDAYCGIGTISLFLAQKAKHVYGVEIVPEAITDAKRNAKLNHIDNATFAVGEAEKVIPWWHAQGISADVIVVDPPRKGCDEALLKTMLQMKPSRIVYVSCNPATLARDLRVLEDGDYRTKEVTPVDMFPQTNHVECVAVLELND